A region of Mauremys mutica isolate MM-2020 ecotype Southern chromosome 2, ASM2049712v1, whole genome shotgun sequence DNA encodes the following proteins:
- the LOC123362608 gene encoding interferon alpha-inducible protein 27, mitochondrial-like, translated as MADENVRKAGFTQGGIKGGSTGSQMMSNEARSHGGGVPSGGPTSTLQEMGAKSSTHSSGFTLSGISSGTEASGMMSQEAKSHGGETPKGGTTSTVQSVSMGGKGK; from the exons atggctgACGAAAATGTGCGCAAGGCTGGTTTTACCCAAGGTGGGATAAAAGGAGGATCAACTGGCTCTCAGATGATGTCCAATGAAGCGAGGAGCCATGGAGGAGGTGTGCCTTCTGGAGGACCTACTTCTACCCTACAAGAAATGG GTGCCAAAAGCTCAACCCATTCATCAGGTTTCACCCTTAGTGGGATCTCCAGTGGAACTGAGGCATCTGGAATGATGTCCCAGGAAGCTAAGTCTCACGGAGGAGAAACACCAAAGGGTGGGACAACATCCACTGTCCAGTCTGTCT CAATGGGTggtaaaggaaaataa